The Streptomyces sp. NBC_00670 genome window below encodes:
- a CDS encoding ABC transporter ATP-binding protein, translating to MTPPPGSLLAAEELRKAYGPTMALDGAEFSIHPGEVVAVMGPSGSGKSTLLHCLAGIVPPDSGSIQYNGRELATMSDAQRSALRRSEFGFVFQFGQLVPELTCVENVALPLRLNGTSRKEAERTALGWMERLEVDDLSRKRPGEVSGGQGQRVAVARALVTGPRVLFADEPTGALDSLNGERVMELLTEAARSTNAAVVLVTHEARVAAYSDREIVVRDGKSRDMERVV from the coding sequence ATGACCCCTCCCCCCGGCTCCCTGCTCGCGGCCGAGGAGCTGCGCAAGGCGTACGGCCCGACGATGGCCCTGGACGGCGCCGAGTTCTCGATCCATCCCGGCGAGGTCGTCGCCGTCATGGGTCCCTCCGGCTCCGGCAAGTCGACGCTGCTGCACTGTCTGGCCGGCATCGTGCCGCCCGACTCCGGTTCGATCCAGTACAACGGGCGCGAGCTCGCCACGATGAGCGACGCCCAGCGCAGCGCGCTGCGCCGCTCGGAGTTCGGCTTCGTCTTCCAGTTCGGGCAGTTGGTGCCGGAGCTGACCTGCGTGGAGAACGTCGCGCTGCCGCTGCGGCTGAACGGCACCTCCCGCAAGGAGGCCGAGCGGACGGCGCTCGGCTGGATGGAACGGCTCGAGGTCGACGACCTGAGCAGGAAGCGTCCCGGCGAGGTCTCCGGCGGTCAGGGCCAGCGGGTCGCGGTGGCCCGGGCGCTGGTCACCGGACCGCGCGTGCTGTTCGCCGACGAGCCGACCGGCGCCCTGGACTCGCTCAACGGCGAGCGCGTGATGGAGTTGCTCACCGAGGCGGCCAGGTCCACCAACGCCGCCGTGGTGCTGGTGACGCACGAGGCACGGGTCGCGGCCTACTCCGACCGCGAGATCGTCGTACGGGACGGCAAGTCGCGGGACATGGAGCGGGTCGTATGA
- a CDS encoding PadR family transcriptional regulator: MSIGHTLLGLLESGPRHGYDLKRAFDEKFGHDRPLHYGQVYSTMSRLLKNGLVEVDGIEAGGGPERKRYAITEAGITDVQRWLASPEKPEPYLQSVLYTKVVLALLTHRNAADILDTQRSEHLRMMRILTDRKRHGDLADQLICDHALFHLEADLRWLELTAARLDKLAQAVSS, encoded by the coding sequence ATGTCCATCGGTCACACGTTGCTCGGGCTCCTTGAGTCCGGGCCCCGCCATGGTTACGACCTCAAGCGGGCCTTTGACGAGAAGTTCGGTCATGACCGGCCGCTGCACTACGGCCAGGTCTACTCGACGATGTCCCGGCTGCTGAAGAACGGGCTCGTCGAAGTCGACGGCATCGAGGCGGGCGGCGGTCCCGAGCGCAAGCGGTACGCCATCACCGAGGCCGGGATCACCGACGTACAGCGGTGGCTGGCGTCACCGGAGAAGCCCGAGCCGTACCTCCAGTCGGTGCTGTACACCAAGGTCGTCCTCGCGTTGCTCACGCACCGGAACGCGGCCGACATCCTGGACACCCAGCGCTCCGAGCACCTGCGGATGATGCGGATCCTCACCGACCGCAAGCGCCACGGCGACCTCGCCGACCAGCTCATCTGCGACCACGCCCTCTTCCATCTCGAGGCCGATCTGCGGTGGCTGGAACTGACCGCCGCACGCCTCGACAAACTCGCCCAGGCGGTGTCCTCATGA
- a CDS encoding SPFH domain-containing protein yields the protein MSAHDPSTPEPSTPGTPGGPGASGAVGAPDVPEMPAPRVREFPAHSIGGGLALLLGLVGLLVAVALFATAAALSSVGVKAVLIVLGIVVALSAVIAMRGLNMVAPGEARVVQLFGRYRGTIRDDGLRWVNPFTSRRKISTRVRNHETAVLKVNDAYGNPIELAAVVVWKVRDTAQASFEVDNYVEFVATQTEAAVRHIAIEYPYDAHDEGGLSLRGNAEEITEKLAVELHARVEAAGVQIVESRFTHLAYAPEIASAMLQRQQAGAVVAARRQIVDGAVGMVEAALARIAEQDIVELDEERKAAMVSNLMVVLCGDRAPQPVLNAGSLYQ from the coding sequence ATGTCCGCACACGATCCGTCCACACCTGAACCGTCCACCCCGGGCACGCCCGGTGGGCCCGGCGCCTCCGGTGCCGTCGGCGCGCCCGACGTTCCGGAGATGCCCGCGCCCCGCGTACGGGAGTTCCCGGCGCACAGCATCGGCGGCGGGCTCGCGCTGCTGCTCGGTCTGGTGGGGCTGCTCGTCGCCGTCGCCCTGTTCGCGACGGCCGCCGCGCTCAGCTCGGTCGGCGTCAAGGCCGTCCTCATCGTCCTCGGCATCGTCGTCGCCCTCTCGGCGGTCATCGCCATGCGCGGGCTCAACATGGTCGCGCCCGGTGAGGCGAGAGTCGTCCAGCTCTTCGGGCGGTACCGGGGGACGATCCGGGACGACGGTCTGCGCTGGGTGAACCCCTTCACCTCGCGCCGCAAGATCTCCACCCGGGTGCGCAACCACGAGACGGCCGTCCTGAAGGTCAACGACGCCTACGGCAACCCGATCGAACTGGCCGCGGTCGTGGTCTGGAAGGTCCGCGACACCGCCCAGGCCTCCTTCGAGGTGGACAACTACGTGGAGTTCGTCGCCACGCAGACCGAGGCCGCCGTCCGCCACATCGCCATCGAGTACCCCTACGACGCCCACGACGAGGGCGGGCTCTCGCTGCGCGGCAACGCCGAGGAGATCACCGAGAAGCTCGCCGTCGAGTTGCACGCGCGCGTGGAGGCGGCCGGCGTGCAGATCGTCGAGTCCCGCTTCACCCACCTCGCGTACGCTCCCGAGATCGCCTCCGCGATGCTCCAGCGGCAGCAGGCGGGCGCGGTCGTGGCGGCCCGGCGGCAGATCGTGGACGGGGCGGTCGGCATGGTCGAGGCGGCGCTCGCCCGGATCGCCGAGCAGGACATCGTGGAGCTGGACGAGGAGCGGAAGGCGGCGATGGTGTCGAACCTGATGGTGGTGCTGTGCGGGGACCGGGCGCCGCAGCCGGTGCTGAACGCGGGGTCGCTGTACCAGTGA
- a CDS encoding transglycosylase domain-containing protein — MGRAEERRARQRGGRRAAPPNRSAQAREASSPSTAGSASGSAAGSEAGSAADSPVGGRAAARRAAKGRGKGGRAAKNAGKGRIRRLFTWKKVLGTFLGVCLLGIGAFVVMYMMIQIPEGNAAAQLQSNIYKYSDGKMLTRKGDVNREEVDLSDIPKQVQKTFVAAENKSFYNDGGVDLKGTARGLLNTVRGRGAQGGSTITQQYVKNYYLTQDQTVTRKLKELVISLKLDREKSKDYILAGYINTSYYGRGAYGIQAAAQAYYRVDAKDLSVDQGAYLAALLQAPSQYDWAVATDTGKKLVKARWNYVLDNMVEEGWLDKGKRDALTFPTPKDPKAAPGMEGQTGYLVNLANAQLERQLMKEQNLTQSEAAAKVENQGWTITLNIDSKKQAELEKAVKSQLTSKLDKKKRKVDGDVQAGAVSVDPKTGKVLALYGGIDYVKHFTNNATRTDYQPASTFKPVILAAALDQGAKTQDGKDINSTTIYDGTSKRPVVGSAIGFAPENEDDHDYGDITVQTAMNESVNSVFAQMGVDVGMDNVLKTAGDLGMDTDGLKAVPAQTLGSMGASPLEMAGVYATLDNHGKKVTPSILKSVEHKDQVVDLPDPIGDQVISKVAADTVTSVLTGVVDDGTARTSVRDNPKRDDQQVAGKTGTSDNNKSAWFTGYTPGLVTSVGLFGESAKNHSQVAMYGAGGLPRVNGGGYPAQIWAAYTFDAMGKVTKFDLDTKEGAAVEKTSSPTMSNTPSNTPSNTASSEPPESESPDTTTSPPAGGDEETSKPPTTTSPPSSPSNTASNGGEGDDEGDDEGGGGNLFGQNRE; from the coding sequence ATGGGACGAGCGGAAGAGAGACGAGCGCGGCAGCGCGGCGGCCGCCGCGCGGCTCCCCCCAACCGCTCGGCGCAGGCCCGCGAGGCCTCGTCGCCGTCCACGGCGGGTTCGGCGTCGGGCTCAGCAGCGGGCTCGGAGGCGGGCTCCGCGGCCGACTCCCCGGTGGGGGGCCGCGCCGCGGCCCGCCGGGCCGCCAAGGGCCGGGGCAAGGGCGGCCGGGCCGCCAAGAACGCCGGGAAGGGCCGCATACGCCGCCTCTTCACCTGGAAGAAGGTCCTCGGCACGTTCCTCGGCGTCTGCCTGCTCGGCATCGGCGCGTTCGTCGTGATGTACATGATGATCCAGATCCCCGAGGGGAACGCCGCCGCCCAGCTGCAGAGCAACATCTACAAGTACAGCGACGGCAAGATGCTCACCCGCAAGGGCGACGTCAACCGCGAGGAAGTGGACCTGTCGGACATCCCGAAGCAGGTCCAGAAGACGTTCGTCGCCGCCGAGAACAAGAGCTTCTACAACGACGGCGGCGTCGACCTCAAGGGCACCGCCCGCGGTCTGCTCAACACCGTCCGCGGCAGGGGCGCGCAGGGTGGTTCGACCATCACCCAGCAGTACGTCAAGAACTACTACCTGACGCAGGACCAGACGGTCACCCGCAAGCTCAAGGAACTGGTCATCTCGCTGAAGCTGGACCGGGAGAAGTCCAAGGACTACATCCTCGCCGGCTACATCAACACCAGTTACTACGGCCGCGGCGCCTACGGCATCCAGGCCGCCGCGCAGGCGTACTACCGCGTCGACGCCAAGGACCTCTCGGTCGACCAGGGCGCCTATCTCGCCGCGCTGCTCCAGGCGCCGAGCCAGTACGACTGGGCGGTCGCCACCGACACCGGCAAGAAGCTGGTCAAGGCCCGCTGGAACTACGTCCTCGACAACATGGTCGAGGAGGGCTGGCTGGACAAGGGCAAGCGCGACGCGTTGACGTTCCCGACGCCCAAGGACCCCAAGGCCGCCCCCGGCATGGAGGGCCAGACCGGTTATCTGGTGAACCTCGCCAACGCGCAGCTCGAGCGGCAGCTGATGAAGGAGCAGAACCTCACCCAGTCCGAGGCGGCGGCGAAGGTCGAGAACCAGGGCTGGACCATCACCCTGAACATCGACAGCAAGAAGCAGGCCGAGCTGGAGAAGGCGGTCAAGTCCCAGCTCACCAGCAAGCTCGACAAGAAGAAACGCAAGGTCGACGGTGACGTACAGGCCGGCGCCGTGTCCGTCGATCCGAAGACCGGCAAGGTCCTCGCGCTGTACGGCGGCATCGACTACGTCAAGCACTTCACCAACAACGCGACCCGCACGGACTACCAGCCCGCCTCCACCTTCAAGCCGGTCATCCTTGCCGCGGCCCTGGACCAGGGCGCGAAGACCCAGGACGGCAAGGACATCAACTCCACCACGATCTACGACGGCACCAGCAAGCGTCCGGTCGTGGGCAGCGCCATCGGCTTCGCCCCGGAGAACGAGGACGACCACGACTACGGCGACATCACCGTGCAGACGGCGATGAACGAGTCCGTCAACTCGGTCTTCGCGCAGATGGGTGTGGATGTCGGCATGGACAACGTGCTGAAGACCGCGGGCGATCTGGGCATGGACACCGACGGCCTGAAGGCGGTCCCCGCCCAGACCCTCGGCTCGATGGGCGCGAGCCCGCTGGAGATGGCCGGCGTCTACGCGACCCTGGACAACCACGGCAAGAAGGTCACGCCGTCGATCCTGAAGTCCGTGGAGCACAAGGACCAGGTGGTCGACCTGCCCGACCCGATCGGCGACCAGGTGATCAGCAAGGTGGCCGCCGACACGGTCACCTCGGTCCTGACCGGCGTGGTCGACGACGGCACGGCCCGCACCTCGGTCCGCGACAACCCCAAGCGCGACGACCAGCAGGTGGCCGGCAAGACGGGTACGTCGGACAACAACAAGTCGGCCTGGTTCACCGGCTACACGCCCGGACTGGTCACGTCCGTCGGCCTGTTCGGCGAGAGCGCCAAGAACCACAGCCAGGTGGCGATGTACGGCGCGGGCGGCCTGCCGCGCGTCAACGGCGGTGGCTATCCCGCGCAGATCTGGGCGGCGTACACGTTCGACGCGATGGGCAAGGTCACCAAGTTCGACCTGGACACCAAGGAGGGCGCGGCGGTCGAGAAGACGAGCTCGCCGACGATGAGCAACACGCCGTCCAACACCCCGTCCAACACGGCATCGAGCGAGCCCCCGGAGTCCGAGTCCCCCGACACGACCACGAGCCCGCCCGCGGGCGGCGACGAGGAGACCTCCAAGCCCCCCACCACCACGTCACCCCCCTCGAGCCCCAGCAACACGGCGTCCAACGGCGGCGAGGGCGACGACGAGGGAGACGACGAGGGCGGCGGCGGCAACTTGTTCGGCCAGAACAGAGAGTAA
- a CDS encoding SpoIIE family protein phosphatase: MTEQPTSHERPQPGAVPAPQPGAGPADPRGALPRVPAAPGPFGEGDPLAEAPGTPVTPLPASQASAGGQGGGPSRPSGTPLPVDDGPEHSQPAAEEPGPHRPRPTPDSIPVQPGGGDQERTSAAPATPGGLERRTGQTAPPHGPMPMRRDGDRLRFVGAATRRIARGIDLDEIVMGLCRATVPTFSDAILVYLRDPLPVGDERPTGPLLLRLRRTDRIPQQRDVEDGILPVPAPESSGLAGLTNDLCEVRPGGALAEVLRGVRPVFADAPGAADALPELLGDDLPVPPGQHGILAPLRGRRRVIGAALFLRRPERPAFEADDLLVAAQLATHSALGIDKAVLYGREAYIADELQRTMLPEHLPRCTGVRLASRYLPAAETARVGGDWYDAIPLPGSRVALVVGDVMGHSMTSAAIMGQLRTTAQTLAGLDLPPQEVLHHLDEQAQRLGTDRMATCLYAVYDPVAHRITVANAGHPPPVLLHLGGRAEVLRVPAGAPIGVGGVDFEAVELDAPAGATLLLYTDGLVESRLRDVWTGIEQLREKLATTAQLTGVDHPPPLEALCDEVLDMLGPGDRDDDIALLAARFDGIAPSDVAYWFLEPEDSAPGRARRLARRALSRWGLEELTDSVELLVSEVVTNAVRYASRPITLRLLRTDVLRCEVGDDVPQLPRLRQARATDEGGRGLYLVNRLARRWGATRLSTGKVVWFELNRG, encoded by the coding sequence GTGACGGAGCAGCCCACATCCCATGAGCGGCCCCAGCCGGGAGCCGTCCCCGCGCCCCAGCCGGGCGCCGGCCCCGCGGACCCCCGCGGGGCGCTCCCGCGTGTCCCCGCCGCCCCCGGCCCGTTCGGCGAGGGCGACCCCCTCGCCGAAGCACCCGGGACGCCCGTGACCCCCCTACCGGCGTCGCAGGCCTCGGCCGGCGGCCAGGGCGGCGGCCCGTCCCGGCCGTCCGGCACGCCGCTGCCGGTGGACGACGGCCCCGAGCACTCCCAGCCGGCCGCCGAGGAGCCCGGACCGCACCGCCCGCGCCCCACGCCGGACTCCATCCCCGTACAGCCCGGCGGCGGCGACCAGGAGCGCACCTCCGCCGCCCCCGCCACGCCCGGCGGCCTGGAGCGCCGCACGGGGCAGACGGCGCCGCCGCACGGCCCGATGCCGATGCGCCGGGACGGCGACCGGCTGCGCTTCGTCGGCGCCGCGACCCGCCGGATCGCCCGCGGCATCGACCTCGACGAGATCGTCATGGGGCTGTGCCGGGCCACCGTGCCGACGTTCTCCGACGCGATCCTCGTCTACCTCCGCGACCCGCTGCCCGTCGGCGACGAGCGACCCACCGGGCCCCTGCTGCTGCGGCTGCGCCGCACCGACCGCATCCCGCAGCAGCGGGACGTGGAGGACGGCATCCTGCCGGTACCCGCGCCGGAGTCCTCCGGGCTGGCCGGGCTCACCAACGACCTGTGCGAGGTGCGCCCCGGCGGCGCGCTCGCCGAGGTGCTGCGCGGGGTGCGGCCGGTCTTCGCCGACGCCCCCGGCGCCGCCGACGCGCTGCCCGAACTCCTCGGCGACGACCTCCCCGTCCCGCCCGGGCAGCACGGGATCCTCGCCCCGCTGCGCGGCCGCCGCCGGGTGATCGGCGCGGCCCTGTTCCTGCGCCGCCCCGAGCGCCCCGCGTTCGAGGCGGACGACCTGCTCGTCGCCGCGCAGCTCGCCACGCACAGCGCGCTCGGCATCGACAAGGCCGTCCTGTACGGCCGCGAGGCCTACATCGCCGACGAGCTCCAGCGCACGATGCTCCCCGAGCATCTGCCGCGCTGCACCGGCGTGCGGCTGGCCTCGCGCTATCTGCCGGCCGCGGAGACCGCGCGGGTCGGCGGCGACTGGTACGACGCGATCCCGCTGCCCGGCAGCCGGGTCGCCCTCGTCGTCGGCGACGTCATGGGCCACTCCATGACCTCCGCGGCGATCATGGGCCAGCTCCGCACCACCGCGCAGACCCTCGCCGGGCTCGACCTGCCGCCGCAGGAGGTGCTGCACCACCTCGACGAGCAGGCCCAGCGGCTCGGCACCGACCGCATGGCGACCTGCCTCTACGCGGTCTACGACCCGGTCGCGCACCGCATCACCGTCGCCAACGCCGGGCATCCGCCGCCGGTGCTGCTGCATCTGGGCGGCCGGGCGGAGGTGCTGCGGGTGCCCGCGGGCGCCCCGATCGGGGTGGGCGGCGTCGACTTCGAGGCCGTCGAGCTGGACGCGCCCGCCGGGGCGACGCTGCTGCTCTACACCGACGGGCTGGTGGAGTCCCGGCTGCGGGACGTGTGGACCGGTATCGAGCAGCTCCGCGAGAAGCTCGCGACGACGGCGCAGCTCACCGGTGTCGACCATCCGCCGCCGCTGGAGGCGCTGTGCGACGAGGTGCTCGACATGCTCGGTCCCGGCGACCGGGACGACGACATCGCGCTGCTCGCCGCCCGGTTCGACGGGATCGCGCCGAGCGATGTCGCGTACTGGTTCCTGGAGCCCGAGGACTCCGCGCCGGGCCGGGCCCGGCGGCTGGCCCGGCGGGCGCTGTCCCGGTGGGGGCTCGAGGAGCTGACCGACTCGGTGGAGCTGCTGGTGAGTGAGGTCGTCACCAACGCGGTGCGGTACGCGTCGCGGCCGATCACGTTGCGGTTGCTGCGGACGGATGTGCTGCGGTGCGAGGTGGGGGACGACGTGCCGCAGTTGCCGCGGTTGCGGCAGGCGCGGGCGACGGACGAAGGGGGGCGGGGGTTGTATCTCGTCAACCGGTTGGCGCGGAGGTGGGGGGCGACGCGGCTCAGTACGGGGAAGGTCGTCTGGTTCGAGCTGAACCGGGGGTGA
- the fomD gene encoding cytidylyl-2-hydroxypropylphosphonate hydrolase gives MAEDGAVRQTERGAGVPRWETGTPILWRYRENGGDRVHIARPVTVVRDDEELLAVWLAAGTECVRPALADGRPVHLEPLATRYTTPRTTHRGRWFGTGVLKLARPGEPWSVWLFWEPGWRFKNWYVNLEEPLTRWSGGVDSEDHFLDLCVYPDRSWGWRDEDEFAQALRDGLLDAADADRVREAGRAAQERVQAWGAPFTDGWEHWRPDPAWPVPALPDDWDRTPAPAAR, from the coding sequence ATGGCAGAGGACGGAGCCGTAAGGCAGACGGAGCGGGGTGCCGGGGTGCCCCGGTGGGAGACCGGGACGCCCATTCTGTGGCGGTATCGCGAGAACGGCGGGGACCGTGTTCACATCGCCCGGCCCGTCACCGTCGTGCGGGACGACGAGGAACTGCTCGCCGTCTGGCTGGCGGCCGGCACCGAGTGCGTCCGGCCCGCCCTCGCGGACGGCAGGCCCGTGCACCTGGAGCCCCTGGCCACCCGGTACACCACGCCCCGCACCACCCACCGCGGCCGCTGGTTCGGCACCGGCGTGCTCAAGCTGGCCCGGCCCGGTGAGCCCTGGTCGGTGTGGCTGTTCTGGGAGCCGGGCTGGCGGTTCAAGAACTGGTACGTCAATCTGGAGGAGCCGCTGACCCGTTGGTCCGGCGGTGTGGACTCCGAGGACCATTTCCTGGACCTGTGCGTCTACCCGGACCGCAGCTGGGGCTGGCGCGACGAGGACGAGTTCGCGCAGGCCCTGCGGGACGGCCTGCTGGACGCGGCGGACGCCGACCGGGTGCGGGAGGCCGGCCGGGCGGCGCAGGAGAGGGTGCAGGCGTGGGGCGCACCGTTCACGGACGGCTGGGAGCACTGGCGCCCGGACCCCGCCTGGCCGGTACCGGCGCTGCCGGACGACTGGGACCGTACGCCCGCCCCGGCGGCCCGGTGA